A window of Cryptomeria japonica chromosome 3, Sugi_1.0, whole genome shotgun sequence contains these coding sequences:
- the LOC131077754 gene encoding trihelix transcription factor ASIL1: MRELSWQRQRVKRVDEWEEMGMGMASDEDEERMGMGMASRCEWHPGTVECLLESYGDKCCNIKGYLKIKDWEDIVRCVNAHCDASKTPKTVKQCRDKVENLKRRYKLEKRRADTRGPGTVTWSFFHQLDHIMANLNKSANLVDASASAEDLRSPSPSHSQSFELNDCDLPEGFAGESMSVPLPAMSMSDMVLSVFGAGAADKGKLDADCSLDDILNSVGYSCKNKARLDFQDSSSPEKKPPKRKKPSPFAGASKKRKSSAKSSSSSSSNPVQSLADALVGFSEVYARIEIAKMEMFTKLILEVAKLHSKKRKKSDSTSTASDPN, from the coding sequence ATGCGAGAATTATCTTGGCAGCGACAGCGAGTGAAGCGGGTGGACGAGTGGGAGGAGATGGGGATGGGGATGGCGAGTGACGAAGATGAGGAGCGGATGGGAATGGGGATGGCTTCGCGGTGCGAGTGGCACCCTGGCACGGTGGAGTGTCTGTTGGAGAGCTATGGCGACAAGTGCTGCAACATAAAGGGCTACCTCAAGATCAAAGACTGGGAGGACATTGTGCGCTGCGTCAACGCCCACTGCGACGCCTCCAAGACGCCCAAGACTGTTAAGCAGTGCCGTGACAAGGTGGAGAACCTGAAGCGAAGGTACAAGCTCGAGAAGCGCCGTGCTGATACCCGGGGCCCTGGCACCGTTACCTGGTCATTCTTCCATCAGCTTGATCACATCATGGCCAACCTCAACAAGAGTGCCAACCTTGTCGACGCTTCCGCCTCTGCCGAGGACCTCCGCTCGCCTTCGCCCTCGCACTCGCAATCCTTCGAGCTCAATGATTGCGATCTCCCTGAGGGTTTTGCCGGCGAGAGTATGAGTGTGCCTCTGCCTGCCATGTCGATGTCTGACATGGTGCTCTCCGTCTTCGGCGCCGGTGCCGCTGACAAAGGGAAGCTTGACGCCGACTGCTCTCTTGACGATATTTTGAACTCCGTTGGCTACAGCTGTAAGAACAAGGCCAGGCTTGACTTCCAGGACTCCTCCTCGCCGGAGAAGAAGCCTCCTAAGCGGAAAAAGCCCTCACCCTTCGCCGGAGCGTCCAAGAAGCGCAAGTCCTCTGCTAAATCCTCGTCTTCGTCTTCAAGTAATCCCGTGCAGTCGCTGGCCGATGCTTTGGTGGGATTTTCTGAAGTGTACGCCAGAATCGAGATCGCCAAAATGGAGATGTTTACCAAGCTTATTTTAGAGGTCGCCAAACTCCACTCCAAGAAAAGGAAGAAGTCCGATTCGACATCTACTGCTTCCGATCCAAATTGA